A window of Haliscomenobacter hydrossis DSM 1100 contains these coding sequences:
- a CDS encoding M16 family metallopeptidase — translation MKKYIIWFICFALGLCLSLSLKAQEDFRKKAPAALPAPKIQLGNYVQNVLPNGLKVIVVENHKLPKVSFQVFVDAPISLEGEYAGVSDMAGALLRSGTKTKTKAQLDEAIDFIGANISSSASGLFGSGLTKHQDKVLALMSDILFNPTFPADEFEKLKKQTLSGLAEAKEDPEAIASNVASVVSYGKIHPYGELPTETTVNKITLEQCQKYYQTYFKPNVSYLIIVGDITPAAALAKATQYFGKWQKGTVAKTPFAAPTPPKSTQVNLVNRDGSVQSVIEITYPIQLKLNQPDYLATIVMNNLLGADASSRFYLNLREDKGYTYGAYSSINPDLEVGSFSASGSFRNSVTDSAIVEFMKEFKLMRDTKASAEELNRVKAVMAGTFAMGLERPQTIARYALNIARYGLPKDYYSTYLERLSKITAENLQAAAQKYLLPENAHIVVVGSQDDVAEKLKTFGPVNYYDNYGNPIKAPSAASNPGGITAEQVIEKYVQAIGGKEKLMTIKDEAVTMEATVQGMPLEMVSLKKEPGKLSISVSVGGNVMQSTVYDGKKGQVTQQGQAAAMSENDLVKSSYDAAIFPELHYSKTGHKLSYKGVEAINGADAHKIVIEDPKGNKETTFFDVKTGYMVKNMEATEAGTTTLEFGDYQAKDGIYFPRKVTITGALPFPLEFSVKSVEWNKGIDDTKFKVE, via the coding sequence ATGAAAAAATACATCATTTGGTTCATTTGTTTTGCATTGGGTCTTTGTCTCAGCCTGAGCTTAAAAGCTCAGGAGGATTTCCGCAAAAAAGCTCCAGCAGCCCTTCCTGCACCCAAAATACAATTGGGAAATTATGTGCAGAACGTTTTACCCAACGGGCTTAAAGTTATCGTAGTAGAGAACCACAAACTACCCAAGGTTTCCTTTCAGGTATTTGTAGACGCCCCCATCAGCCTCGAAGGTGAATATGCGGGCGTCAGTGACATGGCGGGAGCCTTGTTGCGCAGTGGTACCAAAACCAAAACCAAGGCCCAACTGGATGAAGCCATCGATTTTATTGGAGCCAACATTAGCTCAAGTGCCAGTGGTTTATTTGGATCGGGATTAACCAAACACCAGGATAAAGTACTGGCCCTGATGAGCGATATACTTTTCAATCCTACTTTTCCTGCCGACGAGTTTGAAAAATTGAAGAAGCAGACTTTGTCCGGTCTGGCCGAAGCCAAAGAAGACCCCGAAGCCATTGCCAGCAACGTTGCCAGTGTGGTAAGTTATGGAAAAATCCACCCATATGGTGAATTACCCACCGAAACTACCGTGAATAAAATCACGTTGGAGCAATGCCAGAAATATTACCAAACTTACTTTAAGCCAAATGTATCTTATTTGATCATCGTAGGAGACATCACTCCGGCAGCTGCTTTGGCAAAGGCAACCCAGTATTTTGGGAAGTGGCAAAAAGGTACTGTGGCTAAAACTCCATTTGCTGCTCCAACACCACCCAAGTCTACCCAGGTGAACCTGGTAAACCGCGATGGTTCGGTACAATCGGTCATCGAGATTACCTACCCCATCCAACTCAAATTGAACCAACCTGATTACCTCGCGACAATTGTAATGAACAACCTCTTGGGAGCGGATGCATCCAGCCGTTTTTATTTGAATCTGCGCGAGGACAAAGGTTATACTTACGGTGCTTACTCCAGCATCAATCCAGACCTGGAAGTCGGATCTTTCTCCGCTTCGGGTAGTTTCCGCAATTCGGTAACCGATAGCGCCATCGTTGAGTTCATGAAGGAATTCAAACTTATGCGCGACACCAAAGCCAGTGCAGAGGAATTGAACCGGGTCAAGGCAGTCATGGCGGGTACTTTTGCCATGGGCTTGGAAAGACCTCAAACCATTGCGCGCTATGCGCTCAATATCGCTCGTTATGGGCTACCCAAGGACTATTACAGCACCTACCTCGAGCGCCTCAGCAAAATCACTGCTGAAAACCTGCAAGCTGCTGCGCAAAAGTACCTGCTACCTGAAAATGCGCACATTGTAGTGGTAGGCAGTCAGGATGATGTAGCCGAAAAACTCAAAACTTTTGGGCCTGTCAATTATTACGACAACTATGGCAACCCCATAAAAGCACCCAGCGCTGCCTCCAATCCCGGAGGCATCACTGCCGAACAGGTGATCGAGAAGTACGTCCAGGCCATTGGGGGCAAAGAAAAACTCATGACCATCAAGGACGAGGCCGTCACGATGGAAGCCACGGTACAGGGCATGCCCCTCGAAATGGTTTCCCTGAAAAAAGAACCGGGCAAGCTCTCGATTTCGGTCAGCGTAGGCGGCAACGTGATGCAGTCCACGGTGTACGATGGCAAAAAAGGCCAGGTGACCCAACAAGGACAAGCAGCGGCCATGAGCGAAAATGATTTGGTTAAAAGCTCCTACGATGCTGCCATTTTCCCCGAGTTGCATTATAGCAAAACGGGGCACAAACTCAGCTACAAGGGTGTCGAGGCAATCAATGGCGCGGATGCCCACAAAATTGTCATCGAAGACCCCAAAGGGAACAAAGAAACCACCTTTTTCGACGTCAAAACGGGTTACATGGTGAAAAACATGGAGGCCACCGAGGCAGGAACCACTACCCTGGAATTTGGGGATTACCAGGCCAAAGATGGAATTTATTTCCCCCGTAAAGTCACCATCACTGGCGCACTTCCTTTTCCGCTGGAATTCAGCGTGAAGTCGGTAGAATGGAATAAGGGCATTGATGACACGAAATTTAAAGTAGAATAA
- the murB gene encoding UDP-N-acetylmuramate dehydrogenase, whose amino-acid sequence MISLQAYHTFGVNVHAEALIEIDTVDTLLEFIQTQPKRPFFILGGGSNVLFRQDLAAAVLLNRIKGKEVVEADEDTVTICVGGGENWHELVLWTLENNWGGLENLSLIPGTVGAAPIQNIGAYGVELKDSFVGLEAIEMSTGEEMVFSAEDCAFGYRDSYFKREGKGKYFITQVYFNLQKQPQVNTAYGAIQEVLQAAQIEHPTVKDLSDAVVKIRSAKLPDPAVLGNGGSFFKNPEIEPALFIQLQANYPKMPNYPASAGKIKVPAGWLIEQCGWKGQRRGNAGCYEKQALVLVNLGGATGAEIWNLAQEIRASVQMKFGIDLEVEINVL is encoded by the coding sequence ATGATTTCACTACAAGCTTACCATACTTTTGGGGTAAACGTCCACGCTGAGGCGCTGATTGAAATTGATACGGTCGATACCCTGCTGGAGTTCATTCAAACCCAGCCCAAGCGGCCTTTTTTCATTCTGGGTGGAGGAAGTAATGTGCTGTTTCGACAAGATTTGGCCGCTGCGGTTTTACTTAACCGCATCAAAGGCAAAGAGGTGGTGGAAGCCGATGAAGACACGGTAACCATCTGTGTAGGTGGCGGCGAAAACTGGCATGAGTTGGTGCTCTGGACTTTGGAAAACAATTGGGGCGGTCTGGAAAACCTTTCGCTAATTCCCGGTACGGTGGGGGCAGCGCCCATTCAAAACATCGGGGCTTATGGGGTCGAACTCAAAGATTCATTTGTGGGACTTGAAGCCATTGAAATGAGCACGGGCGAAGAAATGGTTTTTTCTGCCGAAGACTGTGCGTTTGGCTACCGCGACAGCTATTTTAAACGCGAAGGTAAAGGCAAATACTTCATTACCCAGGTATATTTTAACCTGCAAAAGCAGCCTCAGGTCAATACGGCTTATGGGGCCATTCAAGAAGTATTGCAAGCAGCTCAAATTGAACATCCTACCGTAAAAGACCTGAGTGATGCCGTGGTGAAAATCCGCAGCGCTAAACTTCCCGATCCGGCCGTGCTGGGCAATGGGGGGAGTTTTTTTAAAAACCCGGAAATAGAACCCGCACTTTTCATCCAATTGCAAGCCAACTATCCAAAGATGCCCAATTACCCCGCCAGTGCTGGAAAAATCAAGGTTCCCGCAGGTTGGTTGATTGAGCAATGCGGCTGGAAAGGGCAACGCCGGGGCAATGCGGGTTGTTATGAAAAGCAGGCCCTGGTACTGGTCAATTTAGGTGGTGCCACTGGGGCGGAGATCTGGAATTTGGCCCAGGAAATTAGGGCTTCGGTACAAATGAAATTTGGAATTGATCTGGAGGTGGAAATCAATGTGCTTTGA
- a CDS encoding asparaginase domain-containing protein: protein MVQIFVTGGTFDKEYNYIEGKLYFQDTHLPKMLVTGRCTLDIDVKTLMMIDSLEMTDADRSIIAHNCQRNEHARILITHGTDTIVQTATYLANANIENKTIVLTGAMIPYAFGTSSDGFFNMGSALAFVQMLPPGIYVVMNGRYFNWDNVRKNRKTGNFETIHPE, encoded by the coding sequence ATGGTTCAGATCTTCGTAACTGGCGGTACTTTTGACAAGGAGTACAATTACATTGAAGGGAAATTGTATTTCCAGGATACCCACCTGCCCAAGATGTTGGTCACCGGGCGCTGCACCCTGGATATCGATGTCAAAACCCTGATGATGATCGATAGCCTGGAAATGACCGACGCCGACCGCTCCATCATCGCCCACAATTGTCAGCGCAATGAACATGCTCGGATTTTGATTACCCACGGCACCGATACAATTGTACAAACAGCAACGTATCTGGCCAATGCCAACATTGAAAACAAAACCATCGTACTCACCGGGGCGATGATTCCCTACGCCTTCGGCACTTCTTCGGATGGATTTTTCAACATGGGCAGCGCTCTGGCCTTTGTTCAAATGTTACCCCCGGGCATTTACGTGGTGATGAATGGCCGCTATTTCAATTGGGATAATGTGCGCAAAAACCGGAAAACGGGGAATTTTGAGACGATTCATCCGGAGTAA
- a CDS encoding ribonuclease H-like YkuK family protein, with protein MSWRKFDGQRIDLPIKDAVEKTIIREKELGHKLKVCIGSDSQVRGGTVEYATVIVFLREKKGGFMYIQNSRETRRMSLRERMIFEVSKSIEVAYALCDLLDKYDVELEVHADINTDPHFESNVALKEAMGYIVSMGFEFKAKPDAFASSSCADKVA; from the coding sequence ATGAGTTGGCGTAAATTTGATGGTCAACGAATCGATCTTCCGATTAAAGACGCAGTTGAAAAAACGATCATTCGGGAGAAAGAGCTGGGGCACAAACTCAAAGTGTGCATTGGCTCTGATTCCCAGGTACGTGGCGGCACCGTAGAATATGCAACGGTCATTGTTTTCCTGCGGGAAAAAAAAGGCGGTTTCATGTACATTCAAAACAGCCGTGAAACGCGGCGCATGAGTTTGCGCGAGCGGATGATTTTTGAAGTGTCCAAATCCATCGAGGTAGCTTATGCCCTTTGTGACTTACTGGACAAATACGACGTGGAACTGGAAGTACACGCAGACATCAACACCGATCCACACTTTGAATCCAATGTGGCACTGAAAGAGGCCATGGGCTACATTGTGTCGATGGGTTTTGAATTCAAAGCAAAACCGGATGCCTTTGCGAGCTCTAGCTGCGCGGATAAAGTAGCGTAA
- a CDS encoding gamma-glutamylcyclotransferase family protein: MESHLFVYGTLMIGVESRMAGLLQRNSKWLGSACIPGLLYDLGRYPGAQWIPEHPQKVYGQIFLLHDPEFLLVHLDEYEGIDPQFPDAGEYVRKLIPAFLEDENRMVNTWFYHFNQPSKKLKLIESGRYLDYYPQKPAHLDFIRTG; the protein is encoded by the coding sequence ATGGAATCGCATTTATTTGTATATGGAACCCTGATGATCGGGGTAGAGTCCAGAATGGCCGGATTGCTGCAACGCAACAGCAAATGGCTGGGTTCGGCCTGTATTCCCGGTTTGCTTTACGATCTGGGGCGCTATCCCGGGGCTCAGTGGATTCCCGAGCATCCTCAAAAGGTATATGGGCAGATTTTTTTATTGCATGATCCCGAATTTTTGCTCGTACATTTAGATGAATATGAAGGAATTGATCCTCAGTTTCCCGACGCAGGAGAGTATGTACGCAAGTTGATTCCCGCGTTTTTGGAAGATGAAAACCGGATGGTCAATACCTGGTTTTACCATTTCAATCAACCTTCCAAAAAATTAAAACTGATTGAATCTGGGCGCTATTTGGATTATTATCCGCAGAAGCCGGCGCATCTGGATTTTATTCGGACGGGGTAA
- a CDS encoding M16 family metallopeptidase — protein MRIWCSLLLCFLGIPFLAKAQMNPVKFERYTLSNGLKVILHEDHSTPIAVVSVLYHVGSKNENPERTGFAHFFEHLLFEGSANVGRGEFDKYLSGAGGQNNANTSQDRTYYYEVLPSNQLPLALWLESERMLHAKIEPKGIETQRQVVKEERRQRIDNQPYGRFLEEMALRLFKTHPYRWTPIGSMEHLDRATESDYVNFYKDFYVPNNAVLTIAGDFNPALIKPMIEKYFSTIPKSTRPIYRPTVVEAPLGKELRDTIYDKVQLPGVFLAYRTPAQTDPDFYALEMLNRLLSGGQSSRIYKALVDEKQVAVAAQSVSLPLEQPGATIILGIANLGAEPSKVEEALDFEIEKVKTALVPETEFQKLRNQLEANLVDENSTLLGIAENLANFEVYYGDANLINTNISRYLKVTREDLQRVAKKYLDKNNRVVLYWLPEQKQ, from the coding sequence ATGCGCATTTGGTGTTCCCTGCTGTTATGCTTTCTGGGGATTCCGTTCTTGGCTAAAGCCCAGATGAATCCCGTGAAATTCGAACGTTACACCCTGAGCAATGGCCTCAAAGTGATTCTGCACGAAGACCATTCCACGCCAATCGCGGTGGTGTCTGTACTGTACCATGTAGGTTCAAAAAATGAGAACCCGGAACGAACCGGTTTTGCGCATTTTTTTGAACACTTGCTTTTTGAAGGCTCTGCAAACGTAGGGCGCGGGGAGTTTGACAAGTACCTTTCCGGTGCTGGTGGGCAAAACAACGCAAACACTTCGCAAGACCGCACGTACTATTACGAAGTATTACCTTCTAACCAATTGCCTTTGGCCCTTTGGTTGGAATCCGAACGGATGCTGCACGCCAAGATTGAACCCAAGGGCATCGAAACCCAACGGCAAGTGGTCAAGGAAGAGCGTCGCCAACGGATCGACAACCAACCTTACGGGCGATTTTTGGAAGAAATGGCGTTGCGCCTTTTCAAAACTCACCCTTATCGCTGGACCCCCATTGGTTCGATGGAACACCTCGACCGTGCCACCGAGTCTGATTACGTCAATTTTTACAAAGACTTTTACGTACCCAATAATGCGGTATTGACCATTGCCGGTGATTTTAATCCAGCCCTGATCAAACCCATGATCGAGAAGTACTTCTCCACGATTCCCAAAAGTACCCGCCCCATTTATCGCCCAACGGTGGTAGAAGCTCCTTTGGGCAAAGAACTAAGAGACACCATTTACGACAAGGTACAATTGCCGGGGGTATTTTTGGCCTACCGCACGCCGGCCCAAACTGATCCTGACTTTTATGCTTTGGAGATGCTCAATCGTTTGTTGTCTGGAGGCCAAAGTTCACGCATTTACAAGGCATTGGTAGATGAAAAGCAAGTAGCCGTGGCCGCCCAATCCGTCTCCCTACCGCTGGAGCAGCCCGGTGCTACCATCATTCTGGGAATTGCCAATCTGGGCGCGGAACCCTCCAAAGTAGAAGAAGCTCTTGATTTTGAGATTGAAAAAGTAAAAACTGCATTGGTGCCTGAAACAGAGTTCCAAAAGTTGCGCAATCAGCTGGAAGCAAACCTGGTAGATGAAAATAGTACTTTGCTGGGCATTGCCGAGAATTTGGCCAACTTTGAAGTATATTATGGCGATGCCAATTTGATCAATACCAACATCAGCCGTTATTTGAAAGTTACACGGGAGGATTTGCAACGGGTAGCCAAAAAATACCTGGACAAAAACAATCGCGTTGTGCTGTACTGGTTGCCTGAACAAAAACAATAA